The following proteins are encoded in a genomic region of Bacteroidota bacterium:
- a CDS encoding ABC transporter permease: MKYKDTWCFPATWDMNPFGSKNQYILKDKNGIITKLQPDVCAWKELEFEYVIWCLIPYSPGKSDYPNANFKAPFEAQKAIDASSLPFRFWHFLGTGARGEDILAGLVHGCRISLGIGIFAMCFAACIGLLLGALAGYFGDDTFRISKASAFGIIPGLLLGFFYGFSFRSFELHEAFSSSATLGWLQFLLSCCIFIFVFVICMMLCKVIEKRGIGAHSIAVPLDSIITRSIDLLISLPTFIVVISLSAITHPSALNLMFLIALTSWTGIARLTRAEFLRIKQLDYIQAAKSLGYGHRRILLHHGLRNAIAPAIVAIAFGIAGCILIESSLSFLGIGLPIDTVSWGSMLSLGRTQFTAWWLSVFPGIAIFLCVICFNYLGDALRELLNNNAITDVYN; this comes from the coding sequence ATGAAATATAAAGACACCTGGTGTTTTCCGGCTACCTGGGACATGAATCCTTTTGGTTCAAAAAATCAGTATATACTTAAAGACAAGAACGGGATTATTACAAAACTTCAACCGGATGTTTGTGCATGGAAAGAACTTGAGTTCGAATATGTGATATGGTGCTTAATTCCATACTCTCCAGGCAAAAGTGATTACCCGAATGCCAATTTTAAAGCTCCATTTGAAGCGCAAAAAGCTATTGATGCTTCTTCACTCCCATTTCGCTTTTGGCATTTTTTAGGAACCGGAGCAAGAGGCGAAGATATACTGGCTGGCTTAGTGCACGGTTGTCGAATTTCGCTGGGTATTGGTATTTTCGCTATGTGTTTTGCGGCGTGTATTGGGCTGCTTTTAGGAGCCTTGGCAGGATATTTTGGTGACGATACATTTCGAATTAGTAAAGCAAGCGCATTCGGAATAATACCCGGTTTGCTTCTTGGATTTTTTTATGGTTTTAGTTTTAGAAGCTTTGAACTTCATGAAGCATTTTCGAGCAGTGCAACTTTAGGATGGTTACAATTTTTGTTGAGTTGCTGCATTTTTATTTTTGTATTTGTTATTTGTATGATGCTTTGTAAAGTGATTGAAAAAAGAGGAATTGGGGCACATTCAATAGCAGTTCCGCTTGACAGTATTATTACCCGTAGCATTGATTTACTTATTTCATTGCCCACCTTTATTGTAGTGATTAGTTTGAGTGCGATCACCCACCCATCTGCATTAAATTTGATGTTTCTTATTGCACTAACTTCCTGGACTGGAATCGCACGGCTTACAAGAGCTGAATTTTTGCGCATTAAACAGCTCGATTATATACAAGCTGCTAAATCATTAGGATATGGACATAGACGAATTTTGCTCCACCATGGTTTGCGAAATGCCATTGCACCGGCAATAGTAGCTATTGCATTTGGAATTGCAGGCTGCATTCTTATTGAATCATCGCTTTCATTTTTAGGAATTGGATTGCCCATCGACACGGTAAGTTGGGGTTCTATGCTAAGTCTTGGAAGAACTCAATTTACTGCCTGGTGGCTAAGTGTATTTCCAGGAATTGCGATTTTTTTATGTGTCATTTGTTTTAATTATTTAGGAGATGCTTTGCGCGAATTACTCAACAACAATGCTATAACAGATGTATACAATTGA
- a CDS encoding WD40 repeat domain-containing protein, with product MQVSVNKIIQAGSVEGALYGLCLGATQTDFFSCGSDKKLQQWSLIKHLHSVFALQFPQSLYAVCFIENKDFLITGAGDGWVVVLSLKTKSVVKEFKHHRSVIFDIIYSAQHELIIVACGDGSVSFIDAENLLVKKQVHICQEKIRDLSLSPIQCELAIACGDGTIRIFDLANLEEKESFVAHQFSTTAVRFHPNGKLLVSGGKDAHLKVWERNAASKLSCIESIPAHNYAIYSIEFHPQLNIFATGSRDKTIKIWNSSSFDFLLRISKENNEGHVNSVNKLLWNLPGNQLISCGDDRSIIVWDIAVLS from the coding sequence ATGCAAGTTAGTGTTAACAAAATAATACAAGCCGGTAGCGTTGAAGGGGCTTTATATGGATTATGCTTAGGTGCAACACAAACTGATTTTTTTTCGTGTGGAAGCGATAAAAAATTACAACAATGGTCTTTGATAAAGCATTTGCATTCAGTTTTTGCATTGCAGTTTCCACAAAGTTTGTATGCTGTATGTTTTATTGAGAATAAAGATTTTTTAATAACAGGCGCAGGCGATGGCTGGGTAGTTGTGTTATCGCTCAAAACTAAAAGTGTTGTAAAAGAATTCAAACATCATCGTTCGGTGATATTTGATATTATTTATAGTGCTCAGCACGAACTAATAATTGTTGCATGTGGCGATGGTTCTGTTTCTTTTATTGATGCTGAGAATTTACTGGTAAAGAAACAAGTGCATATTTGTCAAGAAAAAATTCGGGATTTATCTTTATCGCCCATTCAATGCGAATTGGCTATTGCCTGTGGAGATGGAACAATACGCATTTTTGATTTAGCCAATCTGGAAGAAAAGGAAAGTTTTGTTGCACATCAATTTTCGACCACTGCCGTGCGATTTCATCCGAATGGAAAACTATTGGTTAGCGGAGGTAAGGATGCTCATTTAAAAGTTTGGGAAAGAAATGCAGCATCTAAACTTAGCTGCATTGAATCTATTCCAGCGCACAATTATGCAATCTATTCCATAGAATTTCATCCGCAGCTGAATATTTTTGCAACCGGCAGTCGCGATAAAACAATTAAAATTTGGAATTCAAGCAGCTTCGATTTTCTACTTCGCATCAGCAAAGAAAATAATGAAGGGCACGTAAATTCAGTAAATAAACTTCTCTGGAACCTGCCCGGCAATCAATTAATAAGTTGTGGCGATGACAGGTCAATTATTGTTTGGGATATAGCTGTTTTAAGCTAA
- a CDS encoding GIY-YIG nuclease family protein — protein sequence MHYYVYIIESLVDGSFYKGFTLDFNERIKQHNEGWSNYTSRKIPWKLVHLEIYATKAEALKREVAVKKYSHKQIESLRKSPKNCLNKLAERNPQSLGD from the coding sequence ATGCACTATTATGTTTATATCATTGAAAGCTTGGTGGATGGTTCTTTTTACAAAGGATTTACACTTGATTTTAATGAAAGAATAAAACAGCATAATGAAGGTTGGTCTAACTATACTTCACGAAAGATTCCTTGGAAATTGGTTCATTTAGAAATTTATGCAACAAAAGCAGAAGCTTTGAAAAGGGAAGTGGCAGTTAAAAAGTATTCGCATAAGCAAATAGAATCGTTAAGAAAATCACCCAAAAATTGTTTGAATAAACTTGCCGAAAGGAATCCCCAAAGCCTTGGGGACTAA
- a CDS encoding ABC transporter permease produces the protein MKNYFAKRVLFFFPTLFILSLLAFIITINSPGDPVSRMTSSGQQSDEQQINQSNNELQEKYWRQKLGLNLPVFYIQLSSLAEPDTLYKLADSGPKESLLRLLKQSGNWNSVASYYLNVSHVEKEWQKFSAGLISSTTEEQSAAQEISNAFHHLKNTSQTQAIQFQFQVLESNLSYLHAPGSLLLLLNETRSTFQTITSNATPWKNYIPCLQFYTNNQYHRWMFGDGNWLSGKGSQFTKGIIRGDFGTSYSSKDAVSKKIFKRMTVSLFFAILSILLAYLISIPIALKAATNPHSFFDRASASVLFVLYSLPVFFVATLLLMIFSNHDLFNWFPSSGLAPAGGMPESLSFIEWLKLKTSYILLPLICYTYSSIAFLNRSMRSALLENKNLDYMRTARAKGLSEKRSMYKHAFKNALLPMITLFSTVFPLAMGGSVVLETIFTLPGMGLETYTAYQNQDYPVLVAVFTLTGFLSLVGSLLGDILYAFVDPRISFTIK, from the coding sequence ATGAAAAACTATTTTGCCAAACGTGTATTGTTTTTTTTTCCTACCTTATTTATTTTGTCATTACTTGCTTTTATCATCACCATTAACTCGCCCGGAGACCCCGTTTCCCGCATGACTTCATCGGGTCAACAAAGTGATGAACAACAAATAAATCAAAGCAATAACGAGCTTCAAGAAAAATATTGGAGACAAAAACTCGGTCTCAACCTACCTGTATTTTATATTCAATTAAGCAGTTTGGCTGAACCCGACACCTTATATAAATTAGCAGATTCGGGGCCAAAAGAAAGCTTACTGCGTCTTCTTAAACAAAGTGGTAACTGGAATTCGGTGGCAAGCTATTATTTAAATGTTTCTCATGTTGAGAAGGAATGGCAAAAATTTAGTGCTGGTTTAATTAGTTCAACAACCGAAGAACAAAGCGCTGCTCAAGAAATAAGCAATGCTTTTCATCATTTAAAAAATACTAGCCAAACACAAGCAATACAATTTCAATTTCAGGTGCTTGAAAGCAATTTATCTTATTTGCATGCTCCGGGCTCACTCCTGCTCTTATTGAATGAAACTCGTTCTACTTTTCAAACCATTACGAGCAATGCAACACCTTGGAAGAACTATATACCCTGCCTTCAATTTTATACGAATAATCAATACCATCGTTGGATGTTTGGGGATGGAAATTGGTTAAGCGGAAAAGGAAGTCAGTTTACCAAAGGTATAATAAGAGGTGATTTTGGGACTTCCTATTCGAGCAAAGATGCTGTATCTAAAAAGATTTTTAAACGCATGACTGTTTCACTTTTTTTTGCGATCCTTTCTATACTTTTAGCTTATTTAATAAGTATTCCAATAGCTTTAAAAGCTGCTACCAACCCACATTCTTTCTTCGACCGAGCAAGCGCCAGTGTACTTTTTGTGCTCTACTCATTGCCTGTTTTTTTTGTTGCAACATTGCTTTTGATGATTTTTTCAAACCATGATTTATTCAACTGGTTTCCTTCATCGGGCCTAGCACCTGCAGGCGGAATGCCTGAATCACTCTCATTTATTGAATGGCTAAAACTAAAAACTTCTTATATTTTATTGCCACTTATTTGTTATACCTATAGTTCAATCGCCTTTTTAAATCGTTCCATGCGCTCAGCACTTCTCGAAAACAAAAATCTTGATTATATGCGCACGGCAAGAGCTAAAGGACTTTCAGAAAAAAGGAGTATGTACAAACACGCTTTTAAAAATGCATTACTTCCTATGATAACATTATTCTCAACTGTTTTTCCTTTAGCTATGGGAGGATCGGTTGTGCTTGAAACTATTTTTACCTTACCGGGTATGGGACTTGAAACCTATACAGCATATCAAAATCAAGACTATCCGGTGCTGGTAGCGGTATTTACACTAACAGGATTTTTAAGTTTAGTTGGGAGTTTGCTGGGTGATATACTTTACGCATTTGTTGATCCACGAATTTCATTTACTATAAAATAA
- a CDS encoding GIY-YIG nuclease family protein, giving the protein MHYYVYIIESLVDGSFYKGFTLDFNERVKQHNEGWSNYTSRKIPWKLVHLEIYATKAEALKREVAVKKYSHKQIESLRKSLKNCLNKLAERNPQSAWD; this is encoded by the coding sequence ATGCACTATTATGTTTATATCATTGAAAGTTTAGTGGATGGTTCTTTTTACAAAGGATTTACACTTGATTTTAATGAGAGAGTAAAACAGCATAATGAAGGTTGGTCTAACTATACTTCTAGAAAGATTCCTTGGAAATTGGTTCATTTAGAAATTTATGCAACAAAAGCAGAAGCTTTGAAAAGGGAAGTGGCAGTTAAAAAGTATTCGCATAAGCAAATAGAATCGTTAAGAAAATCACTCAAAAATTGTTTGAATAAACTTGCCGAAAGGAATCCCCAAAGCGCCTGGGACTAA
- a CDS encoding T9SS type A sorting domain-containing protein — MKKTYNYFLFAFIALGLSAKAQLSFTTAVKTSVSSQPYSVAKADFNADGKIDVVTANSGNATVSVLLGNGNGTFAAASSFSVGTQPQSVACADFTNDAIPDIVTANFLANTITLLVGTGSGSFNAGVSFACGSSPTFIAVADLNTDGNMDVVTVNSVSNDCSVLLGTGAGTFAAAVSYGAGTGPTCVTIADFNGDGDDDLAVANFSGDNLSILLGTGTGTFGAASSVAALDGPYAIGSGDFNGDTNTDLAIVHALDPILSIRLGTGAGTFGAATDFTIGTSASDLDIVDANADGFLDIAVANYNSNTLSFLTGTGTGNFIVKPSYSSNINPISVISADFNSDAKQDFLVADYGSNSVSLMLGLGSSKFSAAANFKTDAGPLAIGSGDFNGDGKADIITPNYTNSTVSVLLGDASGVFTSSGNFAVGLNPYFSTIADFNGDGDLDIAVTNSSSTTVSILLGNGAGSFAAATNFTSGNAPTGIASGDFDGDLDQDLVVANFSDNNFSFLAGNGAGSFAAPVTFASAAGPNSICKADFNNDGDLDVAVANYTAGNITVYLGNGLGSFSAGTPFTTGSLSYEIAAADFNLDGNSDLAVVNNGANTVSVLLGNGAGSFAASVNYAVGSLPYSIALGDYDLDGYMDIAAANSSSNNASVLVNNQDGTFATAVNYMTGIGSSGIVSGLFNADTKADLAVVNFSNDEFTVLLNTSINFVTTLTVGSCGTTVTSLNDVINCNPVSGATDYRYRVINVGLGFNSTFTRNSASTDFRLKWAPGVLFGNTYQIAVASKVNNIWSSFGTPCNVTIGPFPTIQLLPGSCGVSLADMNLPIYTDTVSGANDYEYRIQNVILGYDHTWTRNQASNDYRLSWAYSQLIQGLQYGFTYSIQVRALVGKTNLLPGVWGSFGPACNVTLSGFPQTQLNLATCNSLLTNLTDQVFTIPVSGAKDYEYRVSNVGQAFTNTAARNSSLTDFRLNWVPSISGNGIRYSTTYDVEVRAKVGGVFGTFGNVCTVTTPASPLTALQPAFCTNYPLPVFSSVVNCIAVPGATNYRYHITGPAGYDKTFTRNAPTTDWRFSWTLLCCGQQNMLPSTTYSVEVASNTGGVWSAYGSSCTIVTPASIPRYSYEDSGVTTEETILSLSLFPNPAKGNELNIVVDGVSPNSSCILKINDLLGKTIYVASIENKESSVIKLQPEITLPSGVYLVEAEINGSTLHKKLIVE; from the coding sequence ATGAAAAAAACCTACAATTATTTTCTCTTTGCTTTTATCGCACTCGGCTTGTCGGCCAAGGCACAACTTAGCTTTACAACTGCAGTTAAAACTTCAGTTAGTTCACAACCGTATTCTGTTGCAAAGGCAGATTTTAACGCTGATGGAAAAATAGATGTAGTGACGGCCAATTCAGGAAATGCCACTGTATCAGTATTGCTGGGTAATGGAAATGGTACCTTTGCTGCAGCCAGTTCCTTCTCTGTTGGAACACAACCTCAAAGTGTTGCATGCGCCGATTTTACAAACGATGCCATACCCGATATAGTCACAGCTAATTTTCTGGCCAATACTATTACTTTATTGGTAGGCACCGGTAGCGGTAGTTTTAATGCAGGTGTTAGTTTTGCTTGTGGCAGCTCTCCTACTTTTATTGCTGTAGCAGATTTAAATACCGATGGAAATATGGATGTGGTTACCGTTAACAGTGTATCAAATGATTGCTCTGTGTTGTTAGGAACTGGTGCAGGAACATTTGCAGCTGCAGTTTCTTATGGTGCAGGTACAGGACCCACTTGTGTTACTATAGCTGATTTTAATGGAGATGGTGACGACGATTTAGCCGTGGCCAATTTTAGCGGTGACAACCTTTCTATTTTACTAGGTACCGGCACAGGCACCTTTGGAGCAGCATCAAGTGTAGCTGCTTTGGATGGGCCTTATGCAATTGGTTCAGGCGATTTTAATGGTGATACCAATACTGACCTTGCTATTGTTCATGCATTAGATCCTATATTATCAATTCGACTCGGAACGGGAGCCGGTACCTTTGGTGCAGCTACCGATTTTACCATTGGAACTAGTGCTTCAGATTTAGATATTGTTGATGCAAATGCAGATGGATTTTTAGATATTGCAGTAGCTAATTACAACAGCAATACACTTTCTTTTTTAACCGGAACAGGAACAGGTAATTTCATCGTTAAGCCTAGTTATTCAAGTAATATAAATCCTATTTCAGTTATTTCAGCCGATTTTAACAGCGATGCAAAACAGGACTTTTTAGTAGCAGATTATGGAAGTAATTCAGTATCGTTGATGCTTGGTTTAGGAAGTTCTAAATTTTCGGCTGCAGCGAATTTTAAAACCGATGCAGGTCCATTGGCAATTGGCAGTGGAGATTTTAATGGTGATGGAAAAGCGGATATTATTACTCCTAATTATACCAATTCAACAGTATCGGTATTGCTGGGCGATGCAAGCGGAGTATTTACCAGCAGTGGAAATTTTGCAGTTGGTTTAAATCCTTATTTTTCAACCATTGCTGATTTTAATGGTGACGGGGATCTAGACATTGCAGTAACCAATTCTTCTTCCACTACGGTTTCGATTTTGCTGGGTAATGGTGCTGGTTCCTTTGCGGCTGCTACTAATTTTACTTCAGGAAATGCACCTACCGGAATTGCCTCAGGTGATTTTGATGGGGATTTAGATCAAGATTTAGTAGTTGCTAATTTTTCAGACAACAATTTTTCTTTTTTAGCAGGAAATGGAGCAGGTTCATTTGCAGCACCGGTAACTTTTGCATCGGCTGCCGGACCGAATAGCATTTGCAAAGCCGATTTTAATAACGATGGTGATTTAGATGTAGCGGTTGCCAACTACACTGCAGGAAACATAACTGTTTATTTAGGAAATGGACTAGGATCCTTTTCTGCCGGAACTCCTTTTACAACAGGAAGCTTATCCTATGAAATTGCTGCTGCTGATTTTAACTTGGATGGAAATTCAGATTTGGCTGTAGTAAATAATGGAGCAAATACAGTATCGGTATTGCTTGGAAATGGTGCAGGTTCCTTTGCAGCAAGTGTAAATTACGCGGTTGGTTCATTGCCCTACAGTATTGCTTTGGGTGATTATGATTTAGACGGATACATGGATATTGCTGCTGCAAATTCAAGTTCAAATAATGCCTCTGTACTAGTTAATAATCAAGATGGGACTTTTGCTACAGCTGTAAATTATATGACCGGAATCGGTTCCTCTGGAATTGTTAGTGGTTTGTTTAATGCTGATACTAAAGCTGATTTAGCTGTAGTAAATTTCTCAAACGATGAATTTACCGTCCTGCTCAATACCAGTATTAATTTTGTTACAACGTTAACTGTTGGCTCTTGTGGTACAACAGTGACTTCGTTAAACGATGTAATCAATTGCAATCCGGTAAGCGGTGCTACTGATTATCGTTATCGTGTAATTAATGTTGGTTTAGGATTTAACTCAACTTTTACACGAAATTCGGCAAGTACCGATTTTCGATTAAAATGGGCTCCGGGAGTATTATTTGGAAATACTTATCAAATAGCTGTTGCTTCTAAAGTTAATAATATTTGGTCCTCGTTTGGAACCCCATGTAATGTTACAATTGGTCCATTTCCAACCATACAATTGTTGCCCGGTAGCTGCGGTGTATCGCTTGCTGATATGAATCTTCCTATATATACAGATACAGTTTCAGGAGCAAATGATTATGAATACCGCATACAAAATGTTATTTTGGGATACGATCACACCTGGACACGCAATCAGGCAAGTAATGACTACCGTTTAAGTTGGGCATATTCACAACTTATACAAGGATTGCAATATGGATTTACTTATTCAATACAAGTGCGCGCATTGGTTGGTAAAACCAATTTACTTCCGGGAGTGTGGGGAAGTTTTGGCCCTGCATGCAATGTTACTTTAAGTGGTTTTCCTCAAACACAATTAAACTTAGCTACTTGTAATTCCTTACTTACAAATTTAACCGATCAGGTATTTACCATTCCGGTTTCGGGAGCAAAAGATTATGAGTATAGAGTAAGCAATGTTGGTCAAGCATTTACGAATACCGCTGCTCGTAATTCTAGTCTCACCGATTTTAGACTCAATTGGGTACCTTCTATTTCAGGTAATGGTATACGCTATTCAACAACCTATGATGTTGAAGTAAGAGCAAAAGTGGGTGGTGTGTTCGGAACCTTTGGCAATGTATGTACTGTAACCACACCGGCTTCTCCACTTACAGCATTGCAACCGGCATTCTGCACCAATTATCCCTTGCCTGTTTTTAGCTCGGTTGTAAATTGTATTGCTGTACCGGGTGCAACAAATTACCGATACCACATAACTGGTCCTGCCGGATACGATAAAACATTTACTCGAAATGCTCCAACAACGGATTGGCGTTTTTCATGGACTTTATTGTGCTGTGGACAACAAAACATGTTACCTAGCACAACCTATAGTGTTGAAGTAGCATCAAATACCGGTGGAGTTTGGAGTGCTTATGGAAGTAGTTGTACCATTGTTACCCCGGCTTCTATTCCTCGTTATTCTTATGAAGATAGCGGTGTAACAACTGAAGAAACAATACTGAGCCTTTCTCTCTTTCCAAATCCTGCTAAAGGAAACGAACTAAACATAGTGGTTGATGGCGTAAGTCCAAATAGCAGTTGTATTTTAAAAATCAATGACTTATTAGGCAAAACAATTTATGTTGCATCTATTGAGAATAAAGAAAGCAGTGTGATAAAATTACAGCCCGAAATTACACTACCTTCTGGGGTTTACCTAGTTGAAGCTGAAATCAACGGAAGCACTTTGCATAAAAAACTTATAGTTGAATAA
- a CDS encoding GIY-YIG nuclease family protein, with the protein MHYYVYIIESLVDGSFYKGFTLDFNERVKQHNEGWSNYTSRRFLGNWFI; encoded by the coding sequence ATGCATTATTATGTTTATATCATTGAAAGTTTAGTGGATGGTTCTTTTTACAAAGGATTTACACTTGATTTTAATGAGAGAGTAAAACAGCATAATGAAGGTTGGTCTAACTATACTTCTAGAAGATTCCTTGGAAATTGGTTCATTTAG
- a CDS encoding NUDIX hydrolase, which yields MYTIENEREIFNDIFIIEDATIHYKNSHFRRLRINKQAAVAVLVLNSDTNKFILTKQFRYPIAAQHPEPFLEILAGVIDPNESPEVAALREAEEEIGYRIKPSNLQFLYSCYPTPGYSSELFHLYFATVTEADKVSNGGGLQSEHENIELVEIEKEKFYTLLKEGKLKDGKTYLAGLYHLLHP from the coding sequence ATGTATACAATTGAAAACGAACGTGAAATTTTTAACGACATTTTTATAATTGAAGATGCCACTATACACTATAAAAACAGTCATTTCAGACGCTTGCGAATTAATAAGCAGGCTGCTGTTGCTGTATTAGTGTTGAACAGTGATACGAATAAATTTATACTAACAAAGCAATTTCGTTATCCAATAGCAGCTCAACATCCGGAACCTTTTCTTGAGATTTTAGCCGGTGTAATTGACCCAAACGAATCTCCCGAAGTTGCAGCCCTGCGTGAAGCTGAAGAGGAAATAGGATATAGAATAAAACCCAGCAACTTACAATTTTTATACAGTTGTTATCCTACTCCAGGATATAGCAGCGAACTTTTTCATCTTTACTTTGCAACTGTGACAGAAGCGGATAAAGTATCCAATGGCGGTGGTTTGCAAAGCGAACACGAAAACATTGAACTTGTAGAAATTGAAAAGGAAAAATTTTACACACTTTTAAAAGAAGGTAAACTAAAAGACGGTAAAACTTATTTGGCAGGCTTATATCACTTGCTTCACCCTTAG
- a CDS encoding GIY-YIG nuclease family protein, giving the protein MHYYVYIIESLVDGSFYKGFTLDFNERVKQHNEGWSNYTSRKIRQIGSFRNLCNKSRSFEKWQLKSIRISK; this is encoded by the coding sequence ATGCACTATTATGTTTATATCATTGAAAGTTTAGTGGATGGTTCTTTTTACAAAGGATTTACACTTGATTTTAATGAGAGAGTAAAACAGCATAATGAAGGTTGGTCTAACTATACTTCACGAAAGATTCGCCAAATTGGTTCATTTAGAAATTTATGCAACAAAAGCAGAAGCTTTGAAAAGTGGCAGTTAAAAAGTATTCGCATAAGCAAATAG
- a CDS encoding T9SS type A sorting domain-containing protein yields the protein MKKITFLLSTLIIGIAAQAQITITKNDFAIAGDTFRISNAAGLGITDLDSTGANRTWDYSTLTAITQTVDTFVSVSSTPLLYQLYFNNQFVYPNTKATVATKINTPTLPPGAPITISNTYGFYKVNTSAFSQVGFGATISGLPTSIPYDSLDYVYRFPMNYGNIDSCKYKFQLSIPNIGYLRRRARRVNVVDGWGTLITPFGTFNTLRVKSTTYATDTIYITQLMFGTQIVQQPTVEYKWIGTNSGIPYLTINATADSIPQITSVNYRDSLRAPLISIGIEKLPSVIRDAGIYPNPVSSQSLVTFTLEKAGKIQLELADAQGRLSEKLMDATLPEGIAVFPIDMSSKAKGLYFVRISNGRDIQTLKLTKE from the coding sequence ATGAAAAAAATTACCTTTTTACTATCAACATTAATTATTGGAATTGCTGCTCAGGCTCAGATTACAATCACTAAAAACGATTTTGCTATTGCAGGTGATACCTTTAGAATTAGCAATGCTGCTGGTTTAGGAATTACCGATCTTGATTCAACAGGTGCAAACCGTACTTGGGATTATTCAACTCTAACAGCAATAACTCAAACAGTAGATACCTTTGTTTCGGTTAGTTCTACTCCCCTGTTGTATCAATTGTACTTCAACAATCAGTTTGTATATCCGAATACTAAAGCAACCGTAGCTACAAAAATTAATACTCCAACATTACCTCCTGGAGCACCTATCACAATTAGCAATACATACGGTTTTTACAAAGTAAATACCTCAGCTTTTTCACAGGTTGGATTTGGTGCAACCATCAGCGGCTTACCTACATCTATTCCTTACGACTCATTGGATTATGTGTATCGTTTTCCGATGAACTATGGCAATATTGATTCTTGTAAATATAAATTTCAATTGAGTATACCCAACATAGGATATTTACGTCGTCGTGCACGTAGAGTAAATGTTGTTGATGGTTGGGGAACACTCATTACTCCATTTGGAACTTTTAATACTTTACGTGTTAAATCAACCACCTATGCAACCGATACCATTTATATTACTCAACTCATGTTTGGGACGCAAATTGTGCAGCAACCTACCGTTGAGTATAAATGGATAGGAACCAACAGTGGAATTCCCTATTTAACGATTAACGCTACAGCCGACAGTATTCCACAAATTACATCAGTTAATTATAGAGATAGTTTGAGAGCTCCATTGATTTCAATCGGAATTGAAAAATTACCTTCCGTTATTCGTGATGCCGGAATATATCCTAACCCGGTATCCTCCCAAAGCTTGGTCACATTTACACTGGAAAAAGCCGGTAAAATTCAACTCGAATTAGCAGATGCACAAGGAAGGCTAAGTGAAAAATTAATGGACGCTACTTTACCGGAAGGCATTGCGGTTTTTCCTATTGATATGTCGAGTAAGGCTAAGGGATTGTACTTTGTTAGAATAAGTAATGGCAGGGATATCCAAACATTGAAATTAACTAAAGAATAA